The genomic region GATTTATGGCCGTTGGAGTCTTTGACCTTTTTTCCATCGGAATAGGACCGTCCAGTTCACACACGGTGGGCCCGATGCGGGCCGCCGCGGTGTTCTCGGAGGAGCTGAAGTCCTCCGGCAAGCTGAAAAACGTGGCCTCCTTGCGGGTGGACCTGTACGGCTCGCTCGCGGCGACGGGGCACGGGCACGGAACCATGACGGCGATCCTGCTTGGCCTGGAGGGTTACCACCCCGAGCTGATCCTGCCCGATGAGGTGGAAGCACGGCTGGCGTCGATCGCGGAGACCGGGACGCTGCAGCTGGCCGGATCGGTTCCGCTGCCCTATGGCGTGGCGGACATGGTGCTGCGGCCGCTGACCGTGCTGCCCCGGCACACCAACGGCATGACGTTCACGGTGTTTGATGCCGCCGGCTCCGAGCTCCGGAAGGCGACGTTCTTCTCCGTGGGCGGCGGTTTCATTGTCCGCGAGGGCGAGGAGGACGCGGCCCAGCAGGAGCTGGAGGAATCGAAGAAGGAACTGCCCCTGCCGTTCCGCACCGCCGCGGAACTGCTGGAGCACTGCCGCGCCCAGGGCCTGTCCATCGCCGACATCATGCTGGTCAACGAACGCGCTTCCCGGTCCGAGGAGGACATCCGCGAAGGCCTGCTCCACATCTATTCGGTGATGGAAGGCTGCGTGGAGGTGAGCCTGAAGCGGGAGGGGCTGCTGCCCGGCGGACTGAAGGTCCGCCGTCGTGCTCCCGACTGGCACGAACGCCTCCTGAAGGAGGACAAGGACCGGGACCCCAAGTACTGGCAGGAATGGGTCAACCTCATCGCCTTGGCCGTCAATGAGGAAAACGCCTCCGGCGGGCGCGTGGTCACCGCCCCCACCAACGGCGCCGCGGGCATCATCCCGGCGGTGCTGTACTACGCGCTGTACTTTGCCCCCGGGATGGATAAGGCCCGCCAGGAAGACCGCGACGACGTGGTGGTCCGTTTCCTGCTCGCCGCGGGCGCCGTCGGGGTGCTGTACAAGGAGCAGGCGTCCATTTCCGGCGCGGAGGTGGGCTGCCAGGGCGAGGTGGGATCGGCGTCGTCGATGGCCGCCGCCGGGCTTGCCGAGGTCATGGGCGGCACACCCGCGCAGGTGGAGAACGCCGCGGAAATCGCCATGGAGCACAACCTGGGCCTGACCTGCGACCCGATCGGCGGGCTGGTGCAGGTGCCCTGCATCGAACGCAATGCGATCGCCGCTGCCAAGGCCATCAACGCCGCGAAGATGGCGTTGTGGGGTGACGGTTCGCACCGGGTCTCGCTGGACGAGGTCATCGTGACCATGCGGGAGACCGGCCGGGACATGAGTTCGAAGTACAAGGAAACCGCCATGGGCGGACTTGCGGTCAACGTCGTCGAGTGCTGACCGCCTAATCGGCGGTTGACCCGGTGCCTAATTGTTGGCGGCGGCCCACAGGTTGAGGCTCGCCGCGAAGATGACCCATGACAGGTAGGGCAGCATCAGCAGGCCGGCAGTGCGGCGGATCGGCCCGAACAGCAGCACGGCGGTGGCGACGGCAAGCGCAAGCGCAATGATGACGCCCAGCGCCAGCCAGAGGGCGGCCGAACCCCACACCGGAAACAGCCCGAAGAAGACGGGCGTCCACGCCAGGTTCAAGGCAAGCTGCACGCTGTAAACGGTGAGCGCAGCCCGGCGGTTCGGGCTACGGCTCCGCCAAACGAGCCAGGCCGCCACCGCCATGGCGGTGTACAGCACGGTCCAAACCGGCCCGAACACCCAGTTGGGCGGGGACCACGGCGCCTTGTTGGCCGCCGCATACCAGCCGGTGACATTGCTGATGGTCGCCTGCGAACCCAGCCAGGCCACCAGGGCGCTGGCTGCCAGGAACAACAGGAGTGCGGCCAGTTCGACGGCGGTGGGCCGCGGCTTGGGCTGCGCGCCGTCACTCCTGCTGCTGGCGCCTCTTCCGGCTTCCGCGGCTGGCCCGCGGTCCCTGCTTTCCATTGCTCTACAGTTGCCAGGGGCACAGCCGGAGTCAAGGCGGGAACGCCGGATTGTCAGGATGGCGTGCCACCATGGGAACCATGGGCGAAGGCTACGATCCCGGCTTCCTGCGCGAGGCCCTTGAGCTGCCGGGCCCGGAGGCGCCCACCATCCTCCTCGACTACACCCACTTCTCGGTGCGGCTGTTGCCGGCACGCAGGCTCGCAGCCGTGACCGGCGTCAACATCGACGGACAAGCACTGGTACCGCTTGGGCGCGAGGGAACCTGGCACTACGACCCCCGGGTGCCGCGGGGGCTCCAGACCGGACCCGATGTTTACCAGCACAACGACCTGGACCGGGGCCACCTTGTCCGCCGCCTGGACCCCGTCTGGGGTGATGACAGCACCGCGCTGACCGCAAACCAGGACACCTTCACATACCCGAATGCGGCGCCGCAGGCAGCAGCATTCAACCAGGGCAAGGAACTCTGGGCTGGTCTGGAGGACCACGTGCTCAACCATGCCGGCCAATACGACGCCAGGATCAGCGTCTTCACCGGACCCGTCCTCGACGCCGGCGACCTGCCGTACCGGGGCATCCAGATCCCCCGGAAGTTCTGGAAGATCGCGGCCTGGACCACGGATGGACGGCTGGCCGCGGCTGGCTTCCTGCTGGACCAGTCCCCGCTGCTGGGCCCGGAGGAACTGGCCCGGGTTGTCAGGGAACGCCTGCTGGCGGACGAGCCACCGCCGCTGGGGCCCTACCGGACCTTCCAGGTCCCCATTCCGCAAATCGCTGCCCTGACCGGCATGGTGCTGACGCGCCTCGCCGACGCCGACCGGTTCACCGCCGGCATTCCGGAAGGCGGCCCGGGGCCGGCAGCGATTGCGCTCACGGACCTTCGGCAGGTGCGGCTCTGACCAGGATCACGGGCCCGCGGCAAGCGGTACGGGAAGCCGGACGGATAGACTTGAGGCTGCTCCTCCGGCATCTGCACGAAACGTAAGCGAAGATTGGACACGGCACACTTGCGAGAATTCACTGCCCGCTTTGCCACCTCCGAAGAGGTTGCCAACTGGGACTCCCACGTCACCGCGAATCCGAACGGCGGAAACCTGCTGCAGTCGGAAGCCTTCGCCGAGGTCAAGCAGCACTTCGGCTGGAAGACCCTGCACCTCGTCTACGAAACAGCCGACTACACGAGCTACAACCTGGTGCTGGAAAAGAGCTTCCCGCTGCTCGGCAAGCTCTGGTACCTCATCAAGGGACCGGATGTGGCCGGCGTCGAGGACATCCCGGGCATTGCCGCGGCGAATGCAGAGTTCGTCAAGCGCGCCCGGCTGGGCGTCTTCGCCATCAAGATCGAGCCGGACATCATCCTCAGCGACGCCGCCCGCGGGGTCATCGAAGGGGCTGGGCTGGTCAAGACGCACAACCTGCAGCCCAACGACTCCACAGCACTGCTGGATATTTCCCCCGAGGAGAATCAGCTGTTGCGCAACCTCCACTCACGTGGACGCAACGCCGTCCGCCGCGCCATCCGCGAGGGCGTCGAAGTGCACAACGTGGACCCCAGCGAGGAAAACTTCAAGGCCATGTACGCCCTGATGACCGACACCGTCCAGGCGAAGTCGCAGGTCCGCGTCCGCGAATACGAGTACTACCGCCAGTTCTGGACGAACTTCATCAAGCGCGGCCAGGGCAGGCTTATGTTTGTGTACGAAAACGGCGTTCCCTCGGTGGGTGCCTTCGTGATCAACTACGGCCGCAAGGGCACGTACAAGGACGGCGGCTCCCTGCAGAAGCGCAATCAGTACGGCGATTCGCACCTGGTGCAGTGGACCGCCATCAACCAGCTCAAGGAGCTGGGCTGCACCGAATACGACTTCTGCGGGACGCCGCCCAGCGACAAGCTCAAGGACACGTCGAACCCCTTCCACGGACTGGGGCTTTTCAAGACCAGCTTCAGCAAGACGGTCACGGATTTCGTTGGCTGCTATGACCAGGTCATCAGCCCGCTGAAGTACAAGGCGTGGATTGCTGCCGGCGAACGCGTCGCCCGGCAGCTGTATACGCGCCGCACCGGGCAGCAGTTTTACTGAGGCATGAACGGCTAAGGCACTGAACGGCTAAGGCACTGAACGGCTAAGGCACTGAACGGCTAAGGCACTGAACGGCTAAGGCACTGAACGGAGGGAGCCCCGATGACCAAAGAACCCCGCGGCGCCAACCGGCAGCCCACGGACGGGCTGCCCAAGACGGAGCCGCTCACCGCCTCGCAGCTGCACCAGAACGCGGCGGCCAAGCGCATGCTGCGCCGCCTGGTCCAGGGGGAAAATCCGCCGACGGCACCACTGAGCATCGTGGACAGGCTCGCCGGGAGCCCCTACGCCAATCCCATGATCCAGGTGGGCGGGATCGATGAGTCCGCCCGCAAGACGATGGACTTTGCGCTGCATCTTGCCGAGTCCATGTTCCGGTACGGTGCCGGCGCCCTGGAGGTGGAAACAAGCATCATTGCCGTGACGGCTGCGCTGGGGCTGAAAAACATCGAGGTGGACATCACCAACCAGTCCGTGGGCATCAATTACGCAGCCAAGGACCAGACGCCCATCGCCCTCCTGCGGGTGGTCCGTTCCTGGACGAATAACTATGCGGGGCTTGCCCAGGTCCACCAACTGGTCACAGATATCGTGGCCGGCGGTGTCGGCCGGGACGAGGCCGTCCGCCGGCTCGACGAGATCCTCCGCCGCCCCAAGCCGTTCCCGCGCTGGATGGTGACGGTGGCGTTCGCGGTGTTCGCGGCCGTGTTCGTGGCCGTCATCGGCGGCGGTCCCGGCGCCTCGGCCGTCGCGTTCGCCTCCAACCTGCTCATCAGCCTGGTGGCCCGGAAGCTGGGCCGCTGGCGGACGCCTGACTTCTTCATCACGGCGGCCTGCTCGTTTGTGGTGACGGTCATCGCGCTGCTGATGTGGAGGTTCGGCAGCCCTGTGGGGATCCGGCTGGCCCCCGCCATTGTGGTGGTGGGCGGCATCCTGCTGCTGCTTCCCACAGGGCGGCTCGTGTCCTCGGTCCAGGATGCCATCAACGGCTTCCCAGTCACGGCTGCGGGCAGATTCCTGTCCACCCTGCTGACCTTCGGGGCCGTTGTCGCTGGCATCGCTGTCGCGTTTGTGGTGGGGGACAGGATCGGCATGGAGCCCATCAACGTCACGGAATCCTTCCCGCCTGCTTACCCGCTGTGGGTGCAGGTGATCCTGGTGGCCATCGCGGTCGTGGCGATCGGCATTACGGAACAGACGGACTGGAAGCTGCTGCTTCCGACGGCGGCCGTCGGTGTGGTGGGGCACCTGGCCCTCATCGGCGGCGAGGCGATCGGCATTGGCCCGCGGTTTTCGCCGGCACTCGCCGCTGTGGTGATCGGCCTGCTGGCCCGCGTGGTGGCGTTGAAGATGGGCGCCCCGCAGCTTGTGGTCGCCGTGCCGGCCGGTCTGATTCTCCTGCCCGGGCTCACCATTTTCCGGTCGATGTACGTCCTGACCATCGAGGAGTCCGAGATCCTGCTCGGGGCGGGCGGGATGCTCAGCGCCGGGGCGATCGTGTTTGGCGTTGCCGGCGGCATTGTGCTTGGTGACACGCTGGCACGGCCGCTCACGCGGAGCCTCGCCAGCAATGAGCGGCGGCGGTCCCGCCGCCGCTAGGGCCCTGCTGGATCTTTCCGGGTTAGATTTTGCCTATCGGCAGCTTCTTCTCGGCCTGGAACACGTCCTCGACGCGGCCCTTGGCCCAGTAGCCGGACAGCGAAACCTGGCTGCGGTCCAGGCCGCGCTCGCGGAACAGCACGTCCCGCAGGCCCTTCATGTAGCCCCGCTCGCCGTGCACAAAAACGTTCACGCGGCCGTCGGGCCAGGCGGCGTTGCGCACTGCTTCCACCAGCTGGCTGCTCTCACCCGCGGGAACGTCGCCGCGCTGCAGCCAGACCAGCTCAAGCCCGGCAGGGACAGCAAGCGCCTGGACGTCAGCCTCCGTGCCCACTTCGATGAAGGCCAGGCCGCGGGCCTGCGCGGGAAGGGATTCGATGACGGCGGCAACTGCCGGCAGTGCTGCCTCGTCGCAGGCCAGCAGGTACCAGTCCGCGGCCGGATCGGGGTTGTAGCCGCCCCCGGGGCCGGTGAAGATGAGGCTGTCGCCCGGTTCGGCCGCGGCAGCCCAGGGACCGGCCAGGCCTTCGTCTCCGTGGACCACGAAATCAATGGCCAGTTCGCCGGCGGCCGTATCCACCCAGCGGACCGTGTATGTCCGGGTGTGCGGCCACTGCTCCCGGGGCATCGTTTCCCGGACGGCCCAAAGGTCCAGGGGCTGGGGGTAGTCCACCCCGGGCTGCGGAAAGACGATCTTGACGTACCGGTCCACGAAGTCGTTGTTGACGTAATC from Arthrobacter globiformis harbors:
- a CDS encoding threonine/serine ThrE exporter family protein, which produces MTKEPRGANRQPTDGLPKTEPLTASQLHQNAAAKRMLRRLVQGENPPTAPLSIVDRLAGSPYANPMIQVGGIDESARKTMDFALHLAESMFRYGAGALEVETSIIAVTAALGLKNIEVDITNQSVGINYAAKDQTPIALLRVVRSWTNNYAGLAQVHQLVTDIVAGGVGRDEAVRRLDEILRRPKPFPRWMVTVAFAVFAAVFVAVIGGGPGASAVAFASNLLISLVARKLGRWRTPDFFITAACSFVVTVIALLMWRFGSPVGIRLAPAIVVVGGILLLLPTGRLVSSVQDAINGFPVTAAGRFLSTLLTFGAVVAGIAVAFVVGDRIGMEPINVTESFPPAYPLWVQVILVAIAVVAIGITEQTDWKLLLPTAAVGVVGHLALIGGEAIGIGPRFSPALAAVVIGLLARVVALKMGAPQLVVAVPAGLILLPGLTIFRSMYVLTIEESEILLGAGGMLSAGAIVFGVAGGIVLGDTLARPLTRSLASNERRRSRRR
- a CDS encoding L-serine ammonia-lyase; this translates as MAVGVFDLFSIGIGPSSSHTVGPMRAAAVFSEELKSSGKLKNVASLRVDLYGSLAATGHGHGTMTAILLGLEGYHPELILPDEVEARLASIAETGTLQLAGSVPLPYGVADMVLRPLTVLPRHTNGMTFTVFDAAGSELRKATFFSVGGGFIVREGEEDAAQQELEESKKELPLPFRTAAELLEHCRAQGLSIADIMLVNERASRSEEDIREGLLHIYSVMEGCVEVSLKREGLLPGGLKVRRRAPDWHERLLKEDKDRDPKYWQEWVNLIALAVNEENASGGRVVTAPTNGAAGIIPAVLYYALYFAPGMDKARQEDRDDVVVRFLLAAGAVGVLYKEQASISGAEVGCQGEVGSASSMAAAGLAEVMGGTPAQVENAAEIAMEHNLGLTCDPIGGLVQVPCIERNAIAAAKAINAAKMALWGDGSHRVSLDEVIVTMRETGRDMSSKYKETAMGGLAVNVVEC
- a CDS encoding lipid II:glycine glycyltransferase FemX, with protein sequence MREFTARFATSEEVANWDSHVTANPNGGNLLQSEAFAEVKQHFGWKTLHLVYETADYTSYNLVLEKSFPLLGKLWYLIKGPDVAGVEDIPGIAAANAEFVKRARLGVFAIKIEPDIILSDAARGVIEGAGLVKTHNLQPNDSTALLDISPEENQLLRNLHSRGRNAVRRAIREGVEVHNVDPSEENFKAMYALMTDTVQAKSQVRVREYEYYRQFWTNFIKRGQGRLMFVYENGVPSVGAFVINYGRKGTYKDGGSLQKRNQYGDSHLVQWTAINQLKELGCTEYDFCGTPPSDKLKDTSNPFHGLGLFKTSFSKTVTDFVGCYDQVISPLKYKAWIAAGERVARQLYTRRTGQQFY
- a CDS encoding DNA/RNA non-specific endonuclease, which produces MGTMGEGYDPGFLREALELPGPEAPTILLDYTHFSVRLLPARRLAAVTGVNIDGQALVPLGREGTWHYDPRVPRGLQTGPDVYQHNDLDRGHLVRRLDPVWGDDSTALTANQDTFTYPNAAPQAAAFNQGKELWAGLEDHVLNHAGQYDARISVFTGPVLDAGDLPYRGIQIPRKFWKIAAWTTDGRLAAAGFLLDQSPLLGPEELARVVRERLLADEPPPLGPYRTFQVPIPQIAALTGMVLTRLADADRFTAGIPEGGPGPAAIALTDLRQVRL
- a CDS encoding siderophore-interacting protein, with translation MTSLPAPTTATKKSRPQVTLTVLRREQLSAHMVRIVAGGPGFADYVNNDFVDRYVKIVFPQPGVDYPQPLDLWAVRETMPREQWPHTRTYTVRWVDTAAGELAIDFVVHGDEGLAGPWAAAAEPGDSLIFTGPGGGYNPDPAADWYLLACDEAALPAVAAVIESLPAQARGLAFIEVGTEADVQALAVPAGLELVWLQRGDVPAGESSQLVEAVRNAAWPDGRVNVFVHGERGYMKGLRDVLFRERGLDRSQVSLSGYWAKGRVEDVFQAEKKLPIGKI
- a CDS encoding TspO/MBR family protein, coding for MESRDRGPAAEAGRGASSRSDGAQPKPRPTAVELAALLLFLAASALVAWLGSQATISNVTGWYAAANKAPWSPPNWVFGPVWTVLYTAMAVAAWLVWRSRSPNRRAALTVYSVQLALNLAWTPVFFGLFPVWGSAALWLALGVIIALALAVATAVLLFGPIRRTAGLLMLPYLSWVIFAASLNLWAAANN